In Halococcus salsus, one DNA window encodes the following:
- a CDS encoding DUF7522 family protein → MASTLLVEDVADQVVTAARTATGDRLRSVTYFTRTDYDQLYLRDDLERDADVMSFIGHEWHDFKNTRDAYRSSELGAYRHTIRVFENGYLLRITTDRDGVFVTTDGLTMSDFEAVASAVVAVLEDR, encoded by the coding sequence ATGGCTTCCACACTCCTCGTCGAGGACGTCGCCGACCAGGTCGTCACCGCCGCCCGCACCGCGACCGGCGACCGCCTCCGGTCGGTGACCTACTTCACGCGCACCGACTACGACCAGCTCTACCTCCGGGACGACCTCGAACGCGACGCCGACGTGATGAGCTTCATCGGCCACGAGTGGCACGACTTCAAGAACACCCGCGACGCCTACCGAAGCTCCGAGCTCGGGGCCTACCGTCACACCATCCGGGTGTTCGAGAACGGCTACCTCCTCCGGATCACGACGGACCGCGACGGGGTGTTCGTCACCACGGATGGTCTGACGATGAGCGACTTCGAGGCGGTCGCGAGCGCGGTCGTCGCGGTTCTCGAAGACCGCTGA
- a CDS encoding DUF5813 family protein — translation MTETHDAFAAHDAYERDGEWYELTTTPFDARAAPASDGYRVQVIVPTLDGATEEPVEDVLDDGWFETFRLRLDDADGAARSDVSVPEPTVEREDGLVVVEFAFDHEEPRVAAETAKVLAEYVEGTYVEGIVPGFSYLPPVAGLLARARTQGDSEGEGDRGPMPL, via the coding sequence ATGACCGAGACACACGACGCGTTCGCGGCCCACGACGCCTACGAGCGCGACGGCGAGTGGTACGAACTGACGACGACGCCGTTCGACGCGCGGGCGGCCCCCGCCAGCGACGGCTATCGGGTCCAGGTCATCGTCCCGACGCTCGACGGCGCGACCGAGGAGCCGGTCGAGGACGTCCTCGACGACGGCTGGTTCGAGACGTTTCGCCTCCGCCTCGACGACGCCGACGGCGCGGCTCGTTCCGACGTATCGGTGCCCGAACCGACCGTCGAACGTGAGGACGGCCTCGTGGTCGTCGAGTTCGCGTTCGACCACGAGGAGCCGCGGGTGGCCGCCGAGACGGCGAAGGTGCTCGCCGAGTACGTCGAGGGGACCTACGTCGAGGGGATCGTCCCGGGCTTTTCGTACCTGCCGCCCGTCGCGGGGTTGCTCGCGCGCGCCCGTACGCAGGGGGACAGCGAGGGTGAGGGCGACCGCGGCCCGATGCCGCTCTAG
- a CDS encoding potassium channel family protein, giving the protein MQFVIVGAGRVGLRTARVLADEGHEATVIDNDPERLQGLWGDRLEIVDVVDGDGSREEDLLEAGLEDADAVGALTGDLTTNFVACMIAKAHGCRTVMRSDDDYYQDIYRKYASDVDEVVYPERLGAIGAKNALVGGSIRAIADIAQNLQLVEFTVTDDSPMLGYTMSELELPGDADLLAFGKADEQLGLPREDDSLEVGDRLVALADFDVLGDVRQVVVGERASA; this is encoded by the coding sequence ATGCAATTCGTCATCGTGGGCGCTGGCCGGGTCGGACTCCGTACCGCGAGGGTGCTCGCCGACGAGGGCCACGAGGCGACCGTGATCGACAACGACCCCGAACGTCTTCAGGGGCTCTGGGGTGACCGTCTCGAGATCGTCGACGTCGTCGACGGCGACGGCTCGCGCGAGGAGGACCTGCTGGAGGCGGGGCTGGAGGACGCCGACGCGGTCGGCGCGCTCACCGGCGACCTCACCACCAACTTCGTCGCCTGCATGATCGCCAAAGCCCACGGCTGTCGCACCGTGATGCGCTCGGACGACGACTACTATCAGGACATCTACCGGAAGTACGCCAGCGACGTCGACGAGGTGGTCTACCCCGAACGCCTCGGCGCGATCGGCGCGAAGAACGCCCTCGTCGGTGGCTCGATCCGTGCCATCGCCGACATCGCACAGAACCTGCAGCTGGTGGAGTTCACCGTCACCGACGACTCGCCGATGCTCGGCTACACCATGAGCGAGCTCGAACTCCCCGGCGACGCCGACCTCCTCGCGTTCGGGAAGGCCGACGAACAGCTCGGGCTCCCCCGCGAGGACGACTCGCTCGAAGTCGGCGACCGCCTCGTCGCGCTCGCGGACTTCGACGTCCTCGGCGACGTCCGGCAGGTCGTGGTCGGCGAGCGCGCGAGCGCCTAG
- a CDS encoding M20 family metallopeptidase, protein MTDPSSHGTADHDATPDEDAIRTVTERIDHEETIDLLRELVRIRSPYFEEDAITEFVFDWLDARNLDPERHPVSEPALTGFEGNNVLARLDGSDPDAPTLLLNAHMDTVQIVEAWEEDPLSGRVEDGKLYGQGACDMKGGLAGIMVAFDALAGADLAGSVIFTAVVDEEGPYGLGANQLLRDGITDECDAAVVTEPGPILAQEDIENPALLLGARGRFLYDISVTGQAAHGSQPDKGVNAVADAGRLAAAFEDLAVGSHEQLGDGSVCPLQIEGGGETLSVPEACRLLVDRHVVVGETEAVVRADAERLVEDLDLGSDVEVGFRDAPAPDVRYGPYVTDPDQPLVGALTSGVETVTGEEPAIGYFSSVGDFNYFGHRAGLPTVIVGPDGENIHGAGEFVYTDEVVEVARIVAGGCVSLLG, encoded by the coding sequence ATGACTGATCCGAGCAGTCACGGGACCGCCGACCACGACGCCACCCCCGACGAGGATGCCATTCGGACCGTCACGGAGCGCATCGACCACGAGGAGACGATCGATCTCCTCCGAGAACTCGTGCGGATCCGAAGCCCCTACTTCGAGGAGGACGCGATCACCGAGTTCGTCTTCGACTGGCTCGACGCTCGAAATCTCGACCCCGAACGCCACCCCGTGAGCGAACCCGCCCTCACTGGTTTCGAGGGGAACAACGTGCTCGCGCGGCTCGACGGCTCCGACCCCGACGCGCCGACGCTCCTCCTGAACGCCCACATGGACACGGTGCAGATCGTCGAGGCGTGGGAGGAGGACCCGCTCTCGGGGCGCGTCGAGGACGGCAAGCTCTACGGCCAGGGTGCGTGCGACATGAAGGGTGGGCTCGCGGGGATCATGGTCGCCTTCGACGCGCTCGCCGGGGCCGACCTGGCGGGAAGCGTGATTTTCACGGCTGTCGTCGACGAGGAGGGGCCCTACGGCCTCGGCGCGAACCAGTTGCTCCGGGATGGTATTACCGACGAGTGCGACGCGGCGGTCGTCACCGAACCCGGCCCGATCCTCGCCCAAGAGGATATCGAGAACCCCGCGCTCCTGCTCGGCGCGCGCGGCCGGTTCCTCTACGACATCTCGGTCACGGGGCAGGCCGCGCACGGCTCACAACCCGACAAGGGGGTCAACGCGGTGGCGGATGCGGGACGGCTGGCGGCCGCGTTCGAGGACCTGGCGGTCGGTTCCCACGAGCAGCTCGGCGACGGCTCGGTCTGTCCCCTACAGATCGAGGGCGGCGGCGAGACGCTTTCCGTTCCCGAAGCCTGTCGATTACTGGTCGACCGCCACGTCGTCGTCGGCGAGACCGAGGCTGTGGTCCGGGCCGACGCCGAGCGGCTGGTCGAGGACCTCGACCTCGGTTCCGACGTCGAGGTCGGTTTTCGGGACGCACCCGCCCCGGACGTCCGCTACGGGCCGTACGTCACCGACCCGGACCAACCGCTCGTGGGCGCGCTCACGAGCGGCGTCGAGACGGTGACCGGCGAGGAACCGGCGATCGGCTACTTCTCGAGCGTCGGCGACTTCAACTACTTCGGTCACCGGGCGGGCCTCCCGACCGTCATCGTCGGACCGGACGGCGAGAACATTCACGGCGCGGGCGAGTTCGTCTACACCGACGAAGTGGTCGAGGTGGCGCGGATCGTCGCCGGGGGCTGTGTCTCACTGCTCGGTTGA
- a CDS encoding APC family permease has translation MAHSGGNDDRSLSRDIGALGAMSTVVAGTLGAGLFVTLGTASSTTGPSVILVVVVAGLLATAIAVNYSWMATVFPGAAGSYAYVSRTLGNRLPGFLVTWSKWLGYMAADAVLAIGFGSYLQVFFPDLIAGEGEVALVGFGLLTVLFLVNLVGSRGYSIAQNVIFGLLVVSILVLVIPGTFQIETANYQPFFTGGADGFLAAAVPLFYAYIGIAVAGQMGAEVKNPSRNLPLAMVGGTLVLTLLYIWTAAVIYGVVADYTTLADSARPLADAAETFLGANGSAIVAIGGLLATASSVNAIMAAGIKMPYSWSWDEVFPRWFSAVNDRFGSPHWSLLTLYVVSSALTFYSAGLDQAIKIATFSYLIAYFAVSVTLLYARLARPDVVERAGFDLGGGLYLSGAVGALGALALLTQAYQGSLAIYVPWLLAGLVVFGIYWYRGRQAGTDVGAILDTLPGVPSAEYDPDIQETTADD, from the coding sequence ATGGCACACAGCGGTGGGAACGACGACCGGAGCCTCTCGCGCGACATCGGCGCGCTCGGGGCGATGAGCACGGTGGTCGCGGGCACGCTCGGCGCGGGGCTGTTCGTCACGCTCGGCACCGCGAGTTCGACCACCGGCCCCAGCGTGATCCTCGTGGTGGTTGTCGCCGGGCTGCTCGCGACCGCCATCGCGGTCAACTACAGCTGGATGGCGACCGTCTTTCCGGGAGCCGCGGGGTCGTACGCCTACGTCTCGCGAACGCTCGGGAACCGCTTGCCTGGCTTTCTAGTGACGTGGTCGAAGTGGCTCGGCTACATGGCCGCCGACGCGGTGCTCGCGATCGGGTTCGGGAGCTACCTCCAGGTGTTCTTCCCCGACCTCATCGCGGGCGAGGGCGAGGTCGCGCTCGTCGGATTTGGCCTCCTGACAGTTCTGTTCCTCGTCAACCTCGTCGGGTCGCGCGGCTACAGCATCGCACAGAACGTCATCTTCGGGCTGCTCGTGGTCTCGATCCTCGTGCTCGTGATTCCAGGCACGTTCCAGATCGAGACCGCGAACTACCAGCCCTTCTTCACGGGCGGCGCGGACGGCTTCCTCGCAGCCGCCGTCCCGCTCTTTTACGCCTACATCGGCATCGCGGTCGCGGGGCAGATGGGGGCGGAGGTCAAGAACCCCTCCCGGAACCTCCCGCTCGCGATGGTCGGCGGCACCCTCGTGCTCACCCTGCTCTACATCTGGACCGCGGCGGTCATCTACGGTGTCGTCGCGGATTACACCACCCTCGCGGATTCGGCACGCCCGCTCGCCGACGCCGCCGAGACCTTCCTCGGGGCGAACGGCTCGGCCATCGTCGCCATCGGTGGGCTGCTCGCTACGGCGTCGAGCGTGAACGCGATAATGGCGGCGGGGATAAAGATGCCGTACTCGTGGTCGTGGGACGAGGTGTTCCCGCGGTGGTTCTCGGCCGTGAACGACCGCTTCGGCTCGCCACACTGGTCGTTGCTCACCCTCTACGTCGTCTCCTCGGCGCTGACGTTCTACTCGGCCGGGCTCGACCAGGCCATCAAGATCGCGACCTTCAGCTACCTCATCGCCTACTTCGCGGTCTCGGTGACGTTGCTGTACGCGCGACTCGCCCGTCCCGACGTGGTCGAGCGGGCGGGTTTCGACCTCGGCGGTGGCCTGTACCTCTCCGGAGCCGTGGGCGCGCTCGGTGCACTCGCGCTGCTCACCCAGGCCTACCAAGGTTCGCTCGCGATCTACGTCCCGTGGCTACTCGCCGGGCTCGTGGTGTTCGGGATCTACTGGTACCGGGGTCGCCAGGCCGGCACCGACGTCGGGGCGATCCTCGACACCCTTCCGGGAGTCCCCTCCGCGGAGTACGACCCGGATATCCAGGAGACGACCGCCGATGACTGA
- a CDS encoding helix-turn-helix domain-containing protein: MTPREGTGLRVTLDIWHPDCWTLAVTEDSDAGLLGHGVYTIDGSATGRFTVYGETDAETAALVEAVRASPLTDSVWETDGAHVAGLHAVDEPVPGNASRGIVVRYEIENSINDALVSRGFIPDEPVRMHHGREYWTVLVDADRETVAERIAAVREEMDAEVRIEDIAVAYSATGVLPLDDLSERQREVFDLARRRNYYTWPRDVSAADLATELGVSKATLLEHLRKAEAKLLGR; this comes from the coding sequence ATGACGCCTCGGGAGGGGACGGGTCTCCGGGTGACGCTCGACATCTGGCACCCCGACTGCTGGACGCTCGCGGTCACCGAGGACAGCGATGCCGGCCTCCTCGGACACGGCGTCTACACCATCGACGGCTCGGCGACCGGCCGGTTCACCGTCTACGGCGAGACCGACGCCGAGACCGCGGCGCTGGTCGAGGCGGTACGGGCCTCCCCCCTCACCGACTCCGTTTGGGAGACCGACGGCGCACACGTCGCCGGGCTCCACGCCGTCGACGAACCCGTCCCGGGGAACGCGAGTCGGGGGATCGTGGTCCGGTACGAGATCGAGAACTCGATCAACGACGCGCTCGTCTCGCGCGGCTTCATCCCGGACGAACCCGTCAGAATGCACCACGGGCGGGAGTACTGGACGGTGTTGGTCGACGCGGACCGGGAGACGGTCGCCGAGCGGATCGCCGCCGTTCGCGAGGAGATGGACGCCGAGGTCCGCATCGAGGACATCGCCGTCGCCTACAGCGCCACCGGCGTCCTGCCGCTCGACGACCTCTCCGAACGCCAGCGCGAGGTCTTCGACCTCGCACGCCGCCGGAACTACTACACCTGGCCGCGCGACGTGAGCGCCGCCGACCTCGCGACCGAGCTCGGGGTCTCGAAGGCCACCCTCCTCGAACACCTCCGGAAGGCCGAGGCCAAACTCCTCGGACGTTGA
- a CDS encoding MOSC domain-containing protein translates to MARLARVSLYPIKSLDPTTVPGAEVGGSGALDGDRRYAMTDGEGEYVNGKRTPAVHRLRTSFDRVVNEVVVRKQGGSEARRFDLDADRDGLEAYLSEHFGLDARLVDADGGSYPDDTTLPGPTVISTATIETVASWYPGLTTENVRRRFRANLEVDGVPAFWEDRLVGDHDHGVAFAVGDVTFTGVNPCQRCVVPSRDPYTGEGMPEFRPTFIERREATLPDWVDTTRFDHYFRLMVNTTVSPAERGGEVRVGDEVTILGEERL, encoded by the coding sequence ATGGCACGGCTCGCGCGGGTCTCGCTCTACCCCATCAAATCACTGGACCCGACGACCGTCCCCGGAGCCGAGGTCGGCGGGAGCGGCGCGCTCGACGGCGACCGGCGGTACGCGATGACGGATGGCGAGGGCGAGTACGTCAACGGCAAACGAACCCCCGCCGTCCACCGGCTCCGGACGTCGTTCGACCGCGTGGTGAACGAGGTCGTGGTACGGAAACAGGGTGGCTCCGAGGCGCGCCGGTTCGACCTCGACGCCGACCGAGATGGGCTAGAAGCGTATCTGAGCGAGCACTTCGGGCTCGATGCCAGGCTCGTCGATGCCGACGGCGGGAGCTATCCCGACGACACCACCCTCCCCGGACCGACGGTGATCTCGACGGCGACCATCGAGACGGTCGCGTCGTGGTACCCCGGACTCACGACGGAGAACGTCCGCCGTCGGTTCCGTGCGAACCTCGAAGTCGACGGCGTCCCGGCGTTCTGGGAGGACCGGCTGGTAGGTGACCACGACCACGGCGTCGCGTTCGCGGTCGGTGACGTCACGTTCACGGGGGTCAACCCCTGCCAGCGCTGTGTCGTCCCGAGCCGGGATCCCTACACGGGTGAGGGGATGCCCGAGTTTAGACCGACGTTCATCGAGCGGCGCGAGGCGACGCTTCCCGACTGGGTGGACACGACGCGGTTCGACCACTACTTCCGGCTGATGGTGAACACGACCGTGTCGCCCGCCGAACGCGGGGGCGAGGTTCGCGTCGGCGACGAGGTGACGATCCTCGGCGAGGAACGGTTGTAG
- a CDS encoding CobW family GTP-binding protein — MTTDPIPVTVLSGTLGAGKTTLLNRLLADPGDREVAVVVNDMGEINVDADLLSRSSDDSGIVDLSNGCICCRLRDDLLTEVVRLAEEREFDALVVESSGISEPVPVARTFTEGTDESDVDPTEYYRLDTMVTVLDAYGFWKEFDAGASLPDSDDPETDRPLADVLVEGIEFCDVLLLNKCDLVPDEQLDSIEATLRTLQPRAEVVRTTHADIEPERVLDTGSFDFEAATRSAGWKRALAGHDHEGESAAEQHGVSSFVYERERPFHPERLDAWLDTWDEGVVRAKGIFRLAGREDVMGLNQAGPSVQAGPIGTWRADDDRRTRLVFIGTDMTEDEIVSALDDCLVGDEERGDSFADPFPTA, encoded by the coding sequence ATGACGACCGACCCGATCCCCGTGACCGTCCTCAGCGGCACGCTCGGCGCGGGCAAGACCACGCTCCTCAACCGCCTGCTCGCCGACCCCGGCGACCGCGAGGTCGCGGTGGTCGTCAACGACATGGGCGAGATCAACGTCGACGCCGACCTCCTCTCGCGGTCGTCGGACGACTCGGGGATCGTCGACCTCTCGAACGGCTGCATCTGCTGTCGGCTCCGCGACGACCTCCTGACCGAAGTCGTTCGGCTGGCCGAGGAGCGCGAGTTCGACGCGCTGGTGGTCGAATCCTCGGGTATCAGCGAACCCGTCCCGGTCGCGCGGACGTTCACCGAGGGTACCGACGAGAGCGACGTCGACCCTACGGAGTACTACCGGCTCGATACGATGGTGACGGTGCTCGACGCCTACGGCTTCTGGAAGGAGTTCGACGCCGGCGCGTCGCTCCCCGATTCGGACGACCCCGAGACCGACCGCCCGCTCGCCGACGTGCTGGTCGAGGGGATCGAGTTCTGTGACGTCCTCCTGTTGAACAAGTGCGACCTCGTGCCCGACGAGCAGCTGGACTCGATCGAGGCGACCCTCCGGACCCTCCAGCCCCGCGCCGAGGTCGTCCGGACCACCCACGCCGACATCGAGCCCGAACGGGTGCTCGACACGGGTAGCTTCGACTTCGAGGCCGCGACCCGCTCCGCGGGCTGGAAGCGCGCGCTCGCGGGCCACGACCACGAGGGCGAATCGGCGGCCGAGCAACATGGGGTTTCGTCGTTCGTTTACGAACGCGAGCGGCCCTTCCACCCCGAACGGCTCGACGCGTGGCTCGACACCTGGGACGAGGGCGTGGTGCGCGCGAAGGGGATCTTCCGGCTCGCGGGTCGCGAGGACGTGATGGGGCTCAATCAGGCCGGGCCGTCGGTCCAGGCGGGGCCGATCGGGACCTGGCGCGCGGACGACGACCGACGGACCCGGCTGGTGTTCATCGGTACCGATATGACGGAAGACGAGATCGTCTCGGCGCTCGACGACTGTCTCGTCGGCGACGAGGAGCGCGGGGACTCGTTCGCCGATCCGTTCCCGACGGCGTAG